One genomic window of Halorhabdus sp. CBA1104 includes the following:
- a CDS encoding helix-turn-helix domain-containing protein, with protein sequence MSLVCEFELLSSTLPLTAVASDLETVLHVDDVISGTKAVPALVFSVTGVDPDRLEERLDERALIREYVALESAYVESRYRVRLDEDPTGVYTQLVDLRTHPIGAVVTGRGWKVSARFADRSDLDAFRNACGGSDVEFRPLRLFETEADPADDYGLTRPQHEALLVAARMGYFDVPRNATLSDLADELDSTTSALSERLRRGQRQLVERTIAGSA encoded by the coding sequence ATGAGCCTCGTTTGTGAGTTCGAACTACTCTCGTCGACCCTCCCCCTCACAGCGGTCGCCAGCGACCTCGAAACCGTGCTTCACGTCGACGACGTGATCTCTGGGACGAAGGCGGTCCCCGCGTTGGTGTTCTCGGTGACGGGTGTCGACCCCGACCGCCTCGAGGAGCGCCTGGATGAGCGGGCACTAATCCGTGAGTACGTCGCCCTCGAGTCAGCGTACGTCGAATCCAGATACCGGGTCAGGCTCGACGAGGATCCGACTGGCGTCTACACCCAACTCGTCGACCTCAGGACCCATCCGATCGGGGCGGTGGTAACCGGACGCGGGTGGAAAGTCAGTGCCCGTTTCGCGGACCGAAGCGACCTCGATGCGTTCCGCAACGCCTGTGGCGGAAGCGATGTCGAGTTTCGTCCGTTACGTCTCTTCGAGACCGAGGCCGATCCGGCCGACGACTACGGCCTGACCAGGCCCCAACACGAGGCGCTTCTCGTTGCCGCTCGGATGGGCTACTTCGACGTGCCGCGAAACGCGACGCTCTCGGATCTCGCCGACGAACTCGATTCGACGACATCGGCCCTTTCAGAGCGGCTACGGCGGGGACAACGCCAGTTGGTCGAACGGACGATCGCCGGGTCTGCCTGA
- a CDS encoding oleate hydratase, with product MTVRKRPRKPRASERVAHFAGGGIAGLAGAAFLIRDGNVPGENIHVYETLDVMGGAMDGAGDPEEGYVIRGGRMFNFPAYECTWDLFRTIPSLEDPDRSVKEEMNEFNRIHESYAETRLMSGSRRIDASRYELDTRDRLALARLLATPEERLGDTRIEEWFREEFFETNFWYVWATIFAFQPWHSVAEVRRYMYRFFHEFPRLHTMEGIDRTKYNQYDSMILPLRRWLDDHDVNFHYDTEVTDMDIVTSREGRTVERIHVETDDGHETVGVDPTDMVFVTNGSMTDGSDLGAMDEAPETNQTGASWELWRNLAEDNPQFGNPEVFAGNVQETKWESFTVTLHNTDLFDHIVEFTQEEPGNGLVTYVDSNWLLSTVVAAQPHFANQPDDVTVFWGYALFPDRKGNYVEKKMSECTGREILEELCYHLDCEDRLPEILEDVNCIPCMMPFITAHFQPRTPGDRPKVVPDGSNNLAFLGQYAEMDRDVVFTVEYSVRSAMTAVYEFLDLDEDEIPPISKHYRDPTVLADGLKAAYR from the coding sequence ATGACCGTCCGGAAACGTCCCCGCAAGCCCCGGGCCAGCGAGCGTGTGGCCCACTTCGCGGGCGGCGGTATCGCTGGACTCGCCGGGGCCGCCTTCCTGATCCGGGACGGCAACGTCCCTGGCGAGAACATTCACGTCTACGAGACACTCGACGTGATGGGCGGCGCGATGGACGGTGCTGGCGATCCCGAGGAGGGGTACGTCATCCGGGGCGGGCGGATGTTCAACTTCCCCGCCTACGAGTGCACTTGGGACCTCTTCCGGACGATTCCCTCCCTGGAAGACCCCGATCGCTCCGTCAAAGAGGAGATGAACGAGTTCAACCGGATCCACGAGTCCTACGCCGAGACGCGGCTGATGTCGGGCAGTCGCCGGATCGACGCCTCCCGGTACGAACTTGACACGCGGGATCGACTCGCGTTGGCCCGCCTGCTTGCGACGCCCGAGGAGCGCTTGGGCGACACCCGGATCGAGGAGTGGTTCCGCGAGGAGTTCTTCGAGACGAACTTCTGGTACGTCTGGGCGACTATCTTCGCCTTCCAGCCCTGGCACAGCGTCGCCGAGGTGCGCCGGTACATGTACCGCTTCTTCCACGAGTTCCCCCGCCTGCACACCATGGAGGGCATCGACCGGACGAAGTACAACCAGTACGACTCGATGATCCTCCCGCTCCGGCGGTGGCTCGACGACCACGACGTGAACTTCCACTACGACACCGAGGTGACCGACATGGACATCGTCACCTCGCGTGAGGGCCGGACGGTAGAGCGCATCCACGTGGAGACCGACGACGGCCACGAAACCGTCGGCGTCGATCCGACGGACATGGTGTTCGTCACGAACGGCTCGATGACCGACGGGTCCGACCTCGGGGCGATGGACGAGGCCCCCGAAACCAACCAGACCGGGGCGTCCTGGGAGCTCTGGCGAAATCTCGCCGAGGACAATCCACAGTTCGGGAATCCCGAGGTGTTCGCCGGCAACGTTCAGGAGACCAAGTGGGAGTCGTTTACGGTCACGTTGCACAACACCGACCTGTTTGATCATATCGTGGAGTTCACACAGGAAGAGCCCGGCAACGGGCTGGTGACCTACGTCGACTCGAACTGGCTCCTGTCGACCGTCGTCGCCGCCCAACCGCACTTCGCGAACCAGCCCGACGACGTGACGGTCTTCTGGGGCTACGCGTTGTTCCCCGACCGGAAGGGCAACTACGTCGAGAAGAAGATGTCCGAGTGTACCGGCCGGGAGATCCTCGAAGAACTATGCTACCACCTCGACTGCGAGGACCGACTCCCGGAGATCCTCGAGGACGTCAACTGTATCCCCTGTATGATGCCGTTCATCACGGCACACTTCCAGCCCCGGACCCCTGGCGACCGGCCGAAGGTCGTCCCCGACGGCTCGAACAACCTCGCCTTTCTCGGACAATACGCTGAGATGGACCGTGACGTGGTGTTCACCGTCGAGTACTCGGTTCGTTCGGCGATGACTGCCGTCTACGAGTTCCTCGACCTGGACGAAGACGAAATCCCGCCGATCAGCAAACACTACCGCGACCCCACGGTGCTGGCAGACGGACTCAAAGCCGCCTATCGGTGA
- the hemB gene encoding porphobilinogen synthase — protein MNQSARPRRLRTDGIRPLLSETDLEASDLIAPIFVDATTDERRPIETMPGHERVPVSAAAERVAEIRETGVEAVIVFGVPESKDDEGSRAWVEDGVVQKAVRKISRETDAYVITDVCLCEYTDHGHCGILEADARGEPTLTVDNDASLDVLARTAVSHAKAGADMVAPSAMMDGMVGAIREELDEAGHTEVPIMSYAAKYESAFYGPFRDAADGAPAFGDRRHYQMDPANAREAMREVELDVEEGADVLMVKPALPYLDIVRDVRERFDHPVAAYNVSGEYAMVHAASEQGWLDLEATAYESLLSIKRAGADLILTYFAEDLAERL, from the coding sequence ATGAATCAGTCTGCTCGGCCACGCCGCCTCCGAACCGACGGGATCAGACCCCTCCTCAGCGAGACCGACCTGGAGGCGTCGGATCTGATCGCCCCCATCTTCGTGGACGCGACGACCGACGAACGCCGCCCCATCGAGACGATGCCCGGCCACGAGCGCGTGCCCGTCAGTGCGGCCGCCGAGCGCGTCGCAGAAATCCGCGAGACGGGCGTCGAGGCCGTCATCGTCTTTGGCGTGCCCGAATCGAAAGACGACGAGGGATCCCGTGCCTGGGTCGAGGACGGCGTGGTCCAGAAGGCAGTCCGAAAGATTTCCCGGGAGACGGATGCTTACGTCATCACCGACGTCTGTCTCTGTGAGTACACCGACCACGGCCACTGTGGGATCCTCGAAGCAGACGCTCGCGGGGAGCCGACGCTGACGGTCGACAATGACGCGAGCCTCGACGTGCTGGCCCGGACAGCCGTCTCACACGCCAAAGCGGGCGCGGACATGGTTGCCCCATCCGCGATGATGGACGGCATGGTCGGGGCGATCCGCGAGGAACTGGACGAGGCCGGCCACACCGAGGTCCCGATCATGAGCTACGCCGCCAAGTACGAGTCGGCCTTCTACGGCCCATTCAGGGATGCCGCCGACGGCGCACCCGCCTTCGGCGACCGCCGCCACTACCAGATGGATCCCGCCAACGCCCGCGAGGCCATGCGCGAGGTCGAACTGGACGTCGAGGAGGGTGCCGACGTGTTGATGGTCAAACCCGCACTGCCGTACCTCGATATCGTCAGAGACGTCCGGGAGCGCTTCGACCATCCCGTGGCGGCCTACAACGTCAGCGGCGAGTACGCAATGGTACACGCCGCGAGCGAGCAGGGCTGGCTCGATCTGGAGGCAACGGCCTATGAGTCGCTGCTGTCGATCAAGCGTGCGGGTGCTGATCTCATTCTCACGTATTTCGCGGAGGACCTGGCCGAGCGGCTGTGA
- a CDS encoding P-II family nitrogen regulator → MAAENADADLELVMAIVRPEKLSEVKAALAAAGAPSLTVTQVSGRGSQPAKTSQWRGEEYVVDLHQKIKVECVVESDQTETVVEAIEEGAHTGEKGDGKIFVFPVSNAIQVRTGDRGVDAL, encoded by the coding sequence ATGGCAGCTGAGAATGCCGACGCCGACCTCGAACTGGTGATGGCGATCGTCCGGCCGGAGAAGTTGAGCGAGGTCAAAGCCGCGCTGGCGGCAGCCGGCGCGCCGTCGCTGACGGTCACCCAGGTTTCCGGTCGCGGTTCCCAGCCAGCCAAGACGAGCCAGTGGCGCGGCGAAGAGTACGTCGTCGACCTCCATCAGAAGATCAAAGTCGAGTGTGTCGTCGAGAGCGACCAGACCGAGACCGTCGTCGAAGCGATCGAAGAGGGTGCCCACACGGGCGAGAAAGGCGACGGCAAGATCTTCGTGTTCCCGGTCAGCAACGCGATTCAAGTCCGGACCGGCGACCGCGGCGTCGACGCGCTCTGA
- a CDS encoding OB-fold nucleic acid binding domain-containing protein, translated as MAAGQFECGIGSRRAVVALGTVVLFSAVAGCAAYPFVEPTCGPGEHDIGTLSAGEESVQIKGTVTAVGNATVTVDDGTGSAQVRLSEDVPRLLRDGKCVIVRAETVSDANGTDDAVLASVQLFDDDMSTIQRFDDNLTTVEIS; from the coding sequence ATGGCTGCTGGGCAATTCGAGTGCGGTATCGGGTCCAGACGTGCTGTGGTCGCTCTCGGAACGGTCGTGCTGTTTTCGGCGGTTGCCGGCTGCGCGGCCTATCCGTTCGTGGAACCGACGTGTGGGCCAGGCGAGCACGATATCGGGACGCTGTCAGCCGGCGAGGAATCCGTCCAGATCAAGGGGACCGTGACGGCCGTCGGAAACGCGACCGTCACCGTCGATGACGGTACCGGAAGCGCACAAGTGAGGCTCTCCGAGGACGTCCCAAGATTACTCAGAGATGGGAAGTGTGTGATCGTCAGGGCCGAGACCGTCAGCGACGCGAACGGGACGGACGACGCCGTACTGGCGTCCGTCCAACTGTTCGACGATGACATGAGTACGATCCAGCGGTTTGACGACAACCTGACCACAGTCGAGATCTCGTGA